Genomic DNA from Suncus etruscus isolate mSunEtr1 chromosome 13, mSunEtr1.pri.cur, whole genome shotgun sequence:
ttcagtgggcagaggacagacaactatagatttaggagggcgggggaaagcttgaaaggcagaaacctgtgaattaagagaagcagcctgtttttgaaggcttaagatttgtttaagattttcaatttggccaagtagtttcatatctatagctttaagagggggagcggtgagaggagggaatctgccatggttagggactgagcgttctccgcggtggaggctgctgagcaggcgggggaagactttctccattagggagaaagacaggaaaggtagcgctggtttttgagccaagagcattatcaagtttgttagagaggtgagagaccatggatgtaattgtggtgagttgggaactcaagtcagaaaaaggggggggggagggagaaagcagtaacagtttgttgccggtgtgggggagctgctggaatgccggctctggggagcgacttccaggcgcagagggcagcaagagccatgttggcaagctgggacctggaaagtgtgtgctgtacctttaaggtatgaaaagaggcgaggctagctatacgagcttagagatcagaattcctgcctgtctgcaagggctttgcagcggaaaaaaaagttaacttcccaagagacaaagagttcagcttttagattctaagcaggagagcgtgtaaggggcttggggccataggaggttacggcttgaaatggctctttgaggcttttccaattaaaggctttgtattgttgcaattgctggctaaggaggggagggtggtgaaacagggacggagctgaagctagggaagtgaagggctgtttaggattttgcacagagggtgcagcggcctcttctgtaggggtctgggtgcatagagcagaagtatggacagaagtaagggagggatataaatgagaagcattagagagatctttaagagcattagttactttggagacaaaggtagaagaatcagtggtggagggaggacaaggggaagtattctcagagggagaagggagatgagagacagaattagaacgagagggagtcctggaacactcacgggagacttgttgtacatgagattcaacggcatggatgatgtctttggcggttccggcatttttagttacaatgatatctcttaacaggctccaatattggaacataattttttccttctgtgaatcatcattatttacaaaataatcactcatttcatgtcctactttgtcccaagtggacgcaacaatttctggacaggtaataataaaccaatgacatacattatgaataaacataagaaaattacaaatattcttttttggtaacctctacatgtctggctttcaactcagactgaatatcaataatgaatttaagttcagtactcaatgaaaacacccatggaagtgaagccaacgggcgaagccccaagagccaatcaggggcggtgatcagaacgactgaaaaaactgcagtttaaatatttgattaaggctaactcgtttcaacgcctacccggatggggtatatcctgcgatttacgaaacagctccggactcgccgacccgtagtcgttcggagtgtggcggtggtcttcgagcccagcgttgggcgccaaaatgcggggtcctgaagcccccccaggggggacccggccagcaggaattagctggaaaggcttctcagacaaccgcactcctattttgctgagtagaagagcaaccacacctgtaaaaaatctgaaagaggttaataataaagacccaaggcagcgtctcactgttcaagggtacctttattggctacagttccttcttatatagtgaaggagaagggggcagtacaaaggtgatgtcagtcatacttttggcgcgaaggcccatacaaggcaaggatatatttcaggtttcaaggaacaaagaaatttaggcattctctaaataaggaagtgggcagtgggactaggggggctggatgaccttcaagttatgatgaacgtgctgtttccatggaaatttctagtgaccttccagctgcattcctaattgcttaactatcaggaggtggtgcgagatgtgcctgcctcagtgatcttgaacagacaatgtagcatacacttattgataatagcctagttcactccggaatgtggtcttaaggagtgaggcctagtttctgataacggtaccaggcagcttttgctctcctccgggctagagctaattatatcttgcagctgcatgcctttctctttagctcaaaaaattcacagcaagactgcaaaatggcttttaggtgaaaagctgggctatggcagaaagaacagcaaaatggcctcaaacaagtcagtccccaacagaaAGGGAACAAGAAATGACCAACAAGGAAACTGATAGGCAACTAGAGTGTGAAGTCAACAGccattttgctttagaatatGTAACATCTGAACTATTTTCTAGGCTGAATAGGAAATTAGCTCAGGAACTGATAgccttgtgaaaggcaaatatGCAGAATATACCGacattttttggttattttctaCATCATCCTTCAGCCACCTGGATAACACTTTTGACTGTAAAGGGGCCAGGTAGCCAGGACCTTCACCATGCATGTACAACACAAGTATTTCAGCTTCACCATACATTGTCATGATACCTGGTAGATGGCATACCACCAACTGCATGGAAGGGTCCAGTAAATATTGTTGAAATGGATTAATATCAATATTCTTCCTTTTGCTAATGAACCAAATGTGAGAGACCAGAACTTGGCTCACTCATGTTCAAAGATTGCTGCTATGGGTTGACTTGAGTCTCAGTCCCAAAATTTATGCTAATGACCTGGTTCCTAAAATCCCAGAAAGTGAAGATTGAAAGAAGCATctagaaagaaataatttaagtaaGATGATGTCATACAGGtgaactttattattttgttttttgttttgttttgggccacacccggtgacactcagggttaacttcttctagctatgcgctcagaaatcactcctggctcagggggaccatatgggatgccggggattgaacccaggttcgtcctgtgtcagtcgcatgcaaggcaaacaccctatcactgtgctatcactccggccccctagaactttattattttttaaagaatagataTCCTGTTAAGATAAGGAAATTTGGATATAAATAGGAGAATTCTCAGGAAAAGTGAGGATGAAATGAGAAGGCAATGAGAGAAGACTCAGTTGATGGCAGATCTGCTGACCTTAATATGAAATGGTTTGCCATCAATAACAGAAAGAGGGTTTGTTTGTAGTTCACGATATAGGATATTCCTactgttagattataccttgttttacccaaaagtAAGATCACCCCTGGTTCCTCTGTGTTTGTTttcaacttggttttaccccaaaacagaggttATCTTACATGTAAAACTGGGTGGGTCTGGCTAAGTATAGGATATCTGTCCTTATTCTGCCCTTACTGCCCTACCTGGGGGTTATATCTTTACTCAATAAGAtgatagttctggcaggcagcttgctcttgAGATAGAAAACTGCCAGattacacgtgtttcaccctcagcctggtttggattagtTCATGCAGAAATCCTACTTCAGACCCCTCACCATGGTTGGAAATAGGCATGTGGGGTATTTTTACACCTATCAATATCTATTTTTCAGTGATGTACTTAGCAGAAGATTGAAAGGATAAACCTATCTTACAAATACTTATCCATTTAAGTCAAACAACATGAGGTATTTTATTATGGCTATCCTAGAAAACCATCACAATGGACAATCTATCACAGACTCATGGTAGATATGGTGTCATCCGCATTTTATATGTATGTGATTTCTCGTTTCCATCTCACATGGGGGGTTGCTTTGAGTAGATGCTCCACAGAGTTCTGAAATCCAGTCTCTCAGGCACTGGCTCAGCTATAAGAAAGCCCTTATGAGGTCATAAACCCACCCTTGCCAGGTGGCCATAGACAGAGACATGCAACCTCTAAAAACATTCAAGGAGCCACTATGGTGTCCTTTGTCAATCCTCTTTTAAGGAATATCATTATCAGAAGTACTTTCGATGGCCTCAAGAGAAAACAATGTCTACAATATCTGAAAAGCCTGAGAACACTGCAACATGAAGGATTTAAGACTGTGTATTTTGGAGAGACTGCAATCCCAGAAAGTCTTGTAACCGGGGAAGATTTTCACGATGGCTACTTCATGCATGCCCCAACATGGTATGTTGTGCATGGCGGAGGCAGCCTAGGCTGGGTGCCTTGGAAGTATCGAATGTTCCTGAAAGATGAGTTGTCCATCAGACGAGATGACAACctcttctttgagttctgtgataTGGCCAAGAAGGCTTATGGGAAGTGCACCATTGTGGTCAAAGGGAAAATGCAAGAGGAGGAGATAAAGCCAATGGAAGACAAGGAGTTTCAGGTCCAGGGCCAAGTCACCATTAACTTAACAGGCATCATATGCTGCCCCAAGGTGGCCAGATCCTATGGCCATGAGCTACTTTCTCTGCCATCCCCTTATTATTATTTGAACCCACTAGACTCAGCCTGGTCTTCTCTGAAATGGTTTATCATCAATAACAGGAAGGATTTTTGTTTGCAGTCCACTGACATAGTTTATTCTTACCAATATATACTTTTCAGTGACTTACTTAGCAAAGGAATTGAAAGGATCAACTTAAACAAATGGAAAACACTGACCAACAAGGTACGGAGATGGGAAAACTACTATCTTGGTAAATTTTCCTAAGAATGAGACCACATCTTGGGGCAgggcattttttttaaaccaactcTGTTGGCCTCTGATGTGGACCAGAAGTAGTCTGATAGTAGTAGTCAAAGACTCTTCAACAGTGACACACATAGGAAATCTGTGAGGATGAATGTCCCTGGCAAAGTGCTTTATGGTATTAACTGGAGATGTCATTAAAGCTTGTTGGTCAATGAGGACCTTGCCTGCCATCTTGTTAACAGCTATGTTAAAGGGAGGATTGAAACTAACTTagcggggctggagaaatagcatggaggtaaggcatttgccttgcatgtagaaagacagtggtttgaatcaaggcataccatgtggtcccctgagtctgccaggagcgatttctgagtgtagagtcaggagtaacccctgagtgctgctgggcgtgacccaaaaacaaaacaaaacaaaaagacaaagaaactaACTTAGCACATAGAAAGTCAATGATGAGCAGGGTGAGCAGAGCTTAAAATTGAAGTCTGAGAAAATTCAGTAAAGAGGATCGAGTTGTGGAACTGAAGTGAAGGAATATATAAACCAATCTTAGCTTACCACAAGGATCTCCTTGGCCAGGCAGGTTTGCCATCAGTGGGAGATGGAGCCCACAGAATAAATAACCAGACTTTGCTTTCCCATTGCTTGTTGGAAAGGTGTGAGAGAGGGTCAAAGAGACATC
This window encodes:
- the C13H21orf140 gene encoding uncharacterized protein C21orf140 homolog → MVSFVNPLLRNIIIRSTFDGLKRKQCLQYLKSLRTLQHEGFKTVYFGETAIPESLVTGEDFHDGYFMHAPTWYVVHGGGSLGWVPWKYRMFLKDELSIRRDDNLFFEFCDMAKKAYGKCTIVVKGKMQEEEIKPMEDKEFQVQGQVTINLTGIICCPKVARSYGHELLSLPSPYYYLNPLDSAWSSLKWFIINNRKDFCLQSTDIVYSYQYILFSDLLSKGIERINLNKWKTLTNKVRRWENYYLGKFS